From Anopheles darlingi chromosome 2, idAnoDarlMG_H_01, whole genome shotgun sequence, the proteins below share one genomic window:
- the LOC125960157 gene encoding rap guanine nucleotide exchange factor 2 isoform X2 → MAHRLKHTNSLTTGYYPELYDKGNRLSHSSDTSQADTMTSVTSSSLDSDEVDLSGLVESVVDSDEEDIAESIDSLSVRDTVRECLEKDPSDRTVDDIDVLLEFTQKLKAFTNMTFAVRRALCSVMVFAVVEKAGTVVMNDGEELDSWSVLINGHVEIEHSTGEVEYLHYGDSFGIMPTMDKLYHRGVMRTKCDDCQFVCITQTDYYRIQHQGEDNIRKIEEDGRVVMVTELRNSTAENGSRKGYVVIRGTVERLLHQLVEDTTQTDPNYVEDFLLTCRTFISSPIDISKQLLKWFNVDNGSSTAGNEMVDGNTGVSSDFVDGAAASIAHHVSMGPPSSPAPSASDLCDRVTRVVLLWVNNHFTDFDTDPQMMEFLEIFESALEKRNMLEQLRLLHVYAQHNARERNVTLARSSRDEDLNFQISGGPGGIFITRVEAKTKAYDAGLKRGDQILEVNGQSFEHVTCARALELLMGTTHLSITVKSNLWAFKGMLASADGDSSKIKMDLKKGLLRSELLQSQKSLDLVDKAGGLLPTPQFLMPLPVRDIEYGRKDSGASTPSSSGQMNNNKSGGSFMTLGGKKRLQKALIRMNLLPKNSVFQDDSLNNNSNSANAGATASASTNGNSATSGSGGSNCDGSDRSSGISVNFSSQASSISTSSITTADSDETGPTGSSTTTGVSTTYQSNPDLRETPGTPAKAQSTEAIMSSKAASTMAATLYYEEVRGGASDFPEHILKVYKSDQTCKYLLVHKETTAHEVVMLALQEFGIHDPSSNFSLCEVSVGEGGMIKQRRLPDQLQNLAERIGLSARYYLKTNGITETLVPDDVAPELIRESAVHFLQLNANELAIQLTLQDFAIFRQIESTEYVDDLFNLKSRYGKPMLVRFAELVNREMFWVVTEVCSEHNMMRRCKIIKQFIKIARHCKECKNFNSLFAIISGLGHAAVSRLRQSWEKLPSKYQKLFNDLQDLMDPSRNMSKYRQLIQTELNAQQPVIPFYPVVKKDLTFIHLGNDTKIDSLINFEKLRMISKEIRTLLYMCNSPYDILTMLEYKCQPPSSAMLALNQMSVPSGGGGGGVVGNLMLAPPPPPPPASSASNFLHSQQTVKRRKKSTAAPNSKKMFEEAQMVRRVKAYLNNMKVITDEDELHRLSLECEAQGGTTPNTVQVRKRYPSPTLSTTSSTSSTSGEGKKGALGLGMSSLSIGSASSGNSGAPKFGAASPQAVKKLLSLSEQTKTRPHQPRHPTVGAGGSVLPGPLSSLHHHHHHHHHHGPHGPLGAHHSTLSSHFHHAHPPTAAAFLHHGTGLTISPSQSPAHCCAGPTGGVSGTTPSVAGVMGPPQYPPQSHAGNNTAYAAGTAGSGVSNAPAGGGGAGGGGGGGGGLHLSGMLPNPPNYSTTMSMYPNGGRPIMGSRILESSVDAPSQIPPPMELPPESTSFRSPPNYAQTAHRRIASNSTTIPPPYPQPHQNFGSSSRIIAAVGISPIAPNYVAPAVNAMSPMYNPTASATGGTNNGPNIVGNSMLPPAIPARIHEVPVDAPPLPPPSIDLSAESSSVTVLSGAASELDDELNESVETDCLETISTEV, encoded by the exons GAGTTGTACGACAAAGGCAACCGATTATCGCATTCGAGCGATACCAGCCAGGCCGATACCATGACGTCGGTTACAAGTTCATCGCTGGACTCGGACGAGGTGGATCTGTCCGGCCTGGTCGAGTCAGTGGTCGACTCCGATGAGGAAGACATTGCCGAAAGTATAGAT AGCTTAAGTGTCCGGGATACGGTGCGCGAGTGTCTCGAAAAGGATCCATCTGATCGCACGGTGGACGATATCGATGTGCTGCTCGAGTTCACGCAAAAGCTGAAAGCCTTTACCAACATGACGTTCGCGGTGCGGCGTGCCCTTTgctcggtgatggtgtttgcGGTGGTCGAGAAAGCCGGTACCGTCGTGATGAACGATGGCGAAGAGCTAGATTCGTGGAGTGTTCTAATCAATGGGCACGTTGAGATCGAACATAGTACGGGCGAGGTCGAGTATCTGCATTATGGCGATAGCTTCGGTATTATGCCCACGATGGATAAGCTGTACCATCGGGGTGTGATGCGGACCAAATGCGACGATTGCCAGTTTGTCTGCATCACACAAACCGATTACTACCGGATACAGCACCAGGGTGAGGATAACATTCGCAAAATCGAGGAGGATGGTCGCGTTGTCATGGTGACAGAGCTGAGAAACAGTACGGCAGAGAATGGCTCACGGAAGGGATACGTGGTCATACGGGGCACGGTGGAGAGGTTATTGCACCAGCTAGTGGAGGACACGACACAGACCGACCCGAACTACGTGGAAGACTTTCTGCTGACCTGCCGCACCTTCATCAGCAGCCCGATCGACATTTCGAAACAGCTGCTCAAGTGGTTCAATGTGGACAATGGCAGTAGTACGGCTGGCAATGAGATGGTAGACGGTAATACCGGCGTCTCGAGTGATTTCGTGGACGGTGCTGCCGCTTCCATCGCTCACCATGTGTCTATGGGTCCTCCTTCCTCGCCTGCCCCTTCAGCAAGCGATCTTTGTGATCGCGTAACGCGTGTCGTGCTGCTGTGGGTGAACAATCACTTCACCGACTTCGACACCGACCCACAGATGATGGAATTCCTGGAAATCTTTGAATCGGCCCTCGAGAAACGGAACATGCTGGAGCAATTGCGGTTACTTCATGTGTACGCCCAGCATAATGCTCGGGAGCGTAACGTGACGCTCGCACGCAGCTCGCGCGACGAGGATCTTAATTTTCAGATATCGGGCGGCCCTGGTGGCATCTTCATAACGCGCGTCGAGGCGAAAACGAAAGCCTACGATGCGGGCCTAAAGCGGGGCGATCAGATACTGGAGGTGAACGGGCAGAGCTTCGAACACGTGACGTGTGCCCGTGcgctcgagctgctgatggGCACGACGCACCTGAGCATCACGGTGAAGAGCAATCTGTGGGCGTTCAAGGGAATGCTCGCAAGTGCAGACGGAGATTCGAGTAAGATCAAGATGGACCTCAAGAAGGGTTTGCTGCGATCGGAGTTGCTGCAATCGCAAAAGTCGCTCGATCTGGTCGATAAAGCGGGTGGTCTGCTGCCGACGCCACAGTTCCTGATGCCTCTACCGGTGCGGGACATCGAGTATGGGCGCAAAGATTCCGGCGCTTCGACCCCTTCGTCGTCGGGCCagatgaacaacaacaagagcgGCGGCAGCTTTATGACGCTCGGTGGAAAGAAACGTCTTCAGAAGGCGCTGATCCGCATGAACCTACTGCCAAAGAATAGCGTCTTCCAGGATGATAGCCTCAACAATAATAGTAACAGCGCGAACGCCGGTGCAACGGCAAGCGCATCGACCAACGGCAACAGCGCGAcgagtggcagtggtggtagcaACTGTGACGGTAGTGACCGATCATCCGGTATCAGCGTGAACTTTTCCTCACAAGCATCATCCATCTCGACCTCCTCGATCACGACGGCTGATTCGGACGAGACGGGCCCCACGGGGTCGTCCACGACTACGGGCGTATCCACTACGTACCAGAGTAATCCGGACCTACGCGAAACGCCGGGAACACCGGCGAAAGCGCAATCGACGGAAGCAATCATGTCGTCGAAAGCCGCCAGCACGATGGCCGCCACACTGTACTACGAGGAGGTACGGGGCGGTGCAAGTGATTTCCCCGAACACATACTCAAGGTGTACAAGTCGGACCAAACGTGCAAATATCTGCTCGTGCACAAGGAAACGACGGCACAcgaggtggtgatgctggcACTGCAAGAGTTCGGTATACACGATCCGAGCTCGAACTTTTCGCTGTGTGAGGTGAGCGTCGGAGAGGGTGGTATGATCAAGCAGCGTCGGTTGCCGGATCAGCTGCAGAATCTAGCGGAACGGATCGGACTCAGCGCTCGGTATTATCTGAAAACGAATGGCATAACGGAAACGCTCGTACCGGACGATGTGGCACCGGAACTGATCCGCGAAAGTGCCGTACACTTCCTGCAGCTGAATGCGAACGAGCTAGCGATCCAGTTGACGCTGCAAGACTTTGCCATCTTTCGGCAGATCGAATCGACCGAGTATGTGGATGATCTGTTCAATTTGAAGAGCCGCTACGGCAAGCCCATGTTGGTGCGCTTTGCCGAGCTGGTGAACCGTGAGATGTTCTGGGTGGTGACGGAGGTTTGCAGCGAGCACAATATGATGCGCCGGTGCAAGATCATCAAGCAGTTCATCAAAATAGCGCGACACTGCAAGGAGTGCAAGAACTTTAACAGCCTGTTTGCAATCATCAGTGGGCTGGGGCATGCGGCCGTCTCACGGTTACGGCAATCCTGGGAGAAGCTCCCGTCAAAGTACCAGAAGCTGTTTAATGATCTGCAAGATCTGATGGATCCTTCGCGCAACATGTCCAAGTACCGGCAGCTGATACAGACCGAACTGAACGCCCAGCAGCCCGTCATTCCGTTCTATCCGGTCGTCAAGAAGGATCTTACCTTCATTCACCTTGGCAACGACACGAAGATTGATAGTTTGATCAACTTCGAGAAGCTGCGCATGATCTCGAAGGAGATCCGTACGCTGCTGTACATGTGCAACTCCCCGTACGATATACTGACGATGCTCGAGTACAAATGTCAACCACCGAGCTCGGCCATGCTAGCCCTCAACCAAATGTCGGTACCGtcgggtggtggaggtggcggtgtGGTAGGGAATCTAATGCTAgcaccgcctccaccaccaccaccagcatcatcggccAGCAACTTCCTGCACAGCCAGCAAACGGTGAAGCGACGGAAAAAGTCAACGGCCGCACCCAACTCGAAGAAGATGTTCGAAGAGGCCCAGATGGTGCGGCGCGTCAAGGCGTACCTGAACAATATGAAGGTGATtacggacgaggacgagctgCATCGGCTATCGCTCGAGTGTGAGGCACAGGGCGGTACCACGCCGAACACGGTGCAAGTCCGGAAGCGCTATCCTTCGCCGACGCTCTCCACAACATCAAGCACCAGCTCGACGAGTGGCGAGGGTAAGAAGGGTGCACTGGGACTCGGTATGAGCAGCCTGTCGATTGGAAGTGCCAGCAGTGGGAACAGTGGGGCACCCAAGTTTGGTGCCGCATCGCCACAGGCCGTCAAGAAGCTGCTTTCGTTGTcggaacaaacgaaaacacgTCCCCATCAACCGCGTCATCCGACGGTAGGTGCAGGCGGATCGGTATTACCGGGACCACTGAGCAGtttgcatcatcaccatcatcaccatcaccatcatggtcCGCATGGACCGTTGGGGGCACATCACAGCACACTGTCGTCGCACTTCCATCATGCGCACCCCCCGACAGCGGCAGCATTTCTACATCATGGAACCGGGCTGACCATCAGTCCATCGCAATCTCCGGCCCACTGCTGTGCTGGACCGACTGGTGGCGTTAGCGGGACCACACCATCAGTCGCAGGCGTTATGGGACCGCCCCAGTATCCACCACAGAGTCACGCCGGTAACAACACAGCATATGCTGCCGGAACTGCAGGAAGCGGTGTATCCAATGCACcagctggcggcggcggagcaggaggaggaggaggtggtggtggtggtctccatTTGTCCGGGATGTTGCCGAATCCACCGAATTACAGCACTACCATGTCGATGTACCCGAACGGCGGCCGGCCCATTATGGGTAGCCGGATACTGGAGAGTTCCGTCGATGCACCTAGTCAAATACCGCCACCGATGGAACTGCCACCCGAGAGCACCTCCTTCCGGAGTCCGCCGAATTATG CTCAAACCGCACACCGGCGCATCGCCAGCAATAGTACAACCATACCGCCACCCTACCCGCAGCCACATCAGAACTTTGGCTCCTCGTCACGCATCATAGCAGCCGTTGGCATCTCACCGATTGCACCGAACTATGTGGCCCCTGCCGTGAATGCAATGTCTCCGATGTACAATCCGACGGCATCGGCTACTGGCGGTACTAATAATGGTCCGAATATTGTTGGGAACAGTATGCTGCCACCGGCCATACCCGCAAGAATACACGAGGTTCCGGTTGATgcaccaccgttgccaccgccgaGCATAGATCTGTCGGCTGAAAGCAGCTCCGTCACCGTACTCAGTGGCGCCGCCTCCG AACTGGACGATGAGCTGAACGAATCCGTTGAAACGGACTGCTTGGAAACCATTTCTACAGAAGTGTAA